One window from the genome of Chaetodon trifascialis isolate fChaTrf1 chromosome 20, fChaTrf1.hap1, whole genome shotgun sequence encodes:
- the ddx54 gene encoding ATP-dependent RNA helicase DDX54, with amino-acid sequence MAQRKKKLTKKKRYTANRDAEADSDSGDFELAAEVKDDDSPGRKLVRFPASSDCLSDVEPDTRQLVRAQNKKKKKSGGFQSMGLSYPVYKGIMKKGYKVPTPIQRRTIPVILDGKDMVAMARTGSGKTAAFLVPMFEKLKAPQAQTGARALILTPTRELALQTMKFTKELGKFTGLKTALILGGDRMDDQFAALHENPDIIIGTPGRLMHVIKEMNLKLQNVEYVVFDEADRLFEMGFAEQLQEIIRRLPDIRQTLLFSATLPKLLVEFARAGLTEPVLIRLDVDSKLSDQIKLSFFHLRVDDKAAMLLHLLRNVVKPQEQTVVFAATKHHVEYLKELLSVEGVECAYIYSSLDQTARKINIGKFVHRKAMVLIVTDVAARGIDIPLLDNVINYNFPSKAKLFLHRVGRVGRAGRSGTAYSMICQDEMPYVFDLHLFLGRPVQFATAERTEDSDGVFGRVPQSILDDESTHLIAAHENSQDLQNLHRVSENAYKQYLKSRPNPSPESIRRVKSTDVSTIAVHPLLGSGMEKMELEHLQIVDAIKGYKSKSTIFEINSSSKTLASEVMRTKRSKDTRLVDKFNRQRDSLAAESQLQQPISSTSADNEDFPSSISKEVNLKGVFSAVVGGKRSGLQEDGEEQPKKKRSKQLGKDEEYYIPYRPKDFNSERGLSLGGEGTAFEQQASSAVLDLMGDEGERLNQHKNMMKWDRKRKRFVKETGKEDQKKKIRTDGGQVIENKKNKKNFYEEWKKKYRVDDTGSGSDGETGGGQRRPAGGRGRGRGRRGLNAQSPNFQRPTGQQNTPGGRRVRLELKTNQQILKQRKKRQKQQFLQSGGMKKLRAKNKQFLGEVKKSGFGRGGQKKGKMRKRL; translated from the exons ATGGCgcagagaaagaagaaactgacgaagaagaagagataTACAGCCAACAGGGACGCGGAGGCTGACTCTGACAGCGGAGACTTTGAGCTGGCTGCTGAAGTGAAAGACGATGATTCT CCAGGGAGGAAACTGGTGCGGTTCCCTGCCTCGTCAGACTGCCTGTCAGATGTGGAGCCTGACACCAGGCAGTTGGTCAGAGcccaaaacaagaagaagaagaagtctggAGGCTTTCAGTCCATGG GTCTCAGTTACCCTGTATATAAAGGCATTATGAAGAAGGGTTATAAAGTCCCTACTCCAATCCAAAGAAGA ACCATCCCAGTGATTTTGGATGGCAAAGATATGGTCGCCATGGCTAGGACTGGCAGTGGTAAAACCGCTGCCTTCCTGGTGCCAATGTTTGAGAAGCTGAAGGCCCCTCAAGCCCAAACAGGAGCCAGGGCCCTCATCCTGACCCCCACCAGAGAGCTGGCCCTGCAGACCATGAAGTTCACCAAAGAG CTGGGAAAATTCACCGGCCTCAAGACTGCTTTGATCCTAGGTGGAGACAG AATGGATGATCAATTTGCTGCTCTTCATGAAAACCCTGACAT AATCATCGGTACCCCTGGTCGTCTCATGCACGTTATCAAGGAGATGAACCTGAAGCTGCAAAATGTGGAGTACGTGGTGTTTGATGAGGCTGACAG GCTGTTTGAAATGGGTTTCGCCGAGCAGCTTCAGGAGATCATCCGGAGGCTTCCAGACATCAGACAGACTCTGCTGTTCTCTGCCACTCTGCCCAAACTGCTGGTGGAGTTTGCCAGAGCTG GTCTGACTGAACCAGTATTGATTCGTTTGGATGTGGATTCTAAGCTCAGTGACCAGATTAAG CTGTCATTTTTCCATCTGCGTGTGGATGACAAGGCAGCAATGCTGCTTCATCTGCTGAGGAACGTAGTGAAGCCTCAGGAGCAGACTGTGGTTTTTGCAGCCACCAAACACCACGTGGAGTACCTGAAGGAG ctgctgtctgtaGAAGGCGTGGAGTGTGCCTACATCTACAGTTCCCTCGATCAGACTGCCAGGAAGATCAACATCGGGAAATTTGTGCATCGGAAGGCCATGGTCCTAATTGTGACTGATGTTGCTGCTCGTGGTATAGACATCCCCCTGCTGGACAATGTCATCAACTACAACTTCCCCTCCAAGGCCAAGCTGTTCCTGCACAGAGTCG GCCGTGTGGGACGTGCTGGGCGCAGTGGCACAGCCTACAGTATGATCTGTCAAGATGAGATGCCTTATGTCTTTGACCTTCACCTCTTTCTTGGAAGGCCTGTTCAGTTCGCCACAGCTGAACGCACAGAAG ATTCAGACGGTGTGTTTGGTCGCGTCCCTCAGAGCATCCTGGATGATGAAAGTACCCATCTGATCGCAGCTCACGAAAACTCCCAGGACCTGCAGAACCTGCATCGGGTCTCAGAGAACGCCTACAAGCAGTATCTGAAATCTCGACCGAACCCCTCACCTGAGTCCATCAGAAGGGTCAAAAGCACGGATGTGTCCACCATTGCTGTCCATCCATTACTAG GGTCAGGTATGGAGAAAATGGAACTGGAGCACCTTCAGATAGTTGATGCCATCAAAGGCTACAAATCCAAATCG ACTATCTTCGAAATCAACTCGAGCAGTAAGACACTGGCTAGCGAGGTGATGAGGACCAAACGCTCCAAAGACACGCGGCTGGTGGATAAATtcaacaggcagagagacagccTGGCTGCAGAaagccagctgcagcagcccaTCAGCTCCACCTCCGCTGACAACGAGGATTTCCCATCCTCCATAAGCAAAGAGGTCAATCTAAAG GGGGTGTTCTCTGCTGTGGTAGGTGGAAAAAGGAGCGGCCTACAGGAAGATGGGGAAGAACAGCCtaagaagaagagaagcaaaCAGTTGGGCAAAGATGAGGAGTATTACATCCCCTACAGACCCAAAGACTTCAACTCTGAGAGAGG GTTAAGTCTCGGCGGAGAGGGCACTGCTTTTGAACAGCAGGCCTCCTCGGCTGTCCTGGACCTTATGGGAGATGAGGGAGAGCGGCTGAACCAgcacaaaaacatgatgaaatg GGATCGAAAGAGGAAGCGCTTCGTGAAAGAAACGGGAAAGGAagaccagaagaagaagatcagaACAGATGGCGGTCAGGTCATCgagaacaagaagaacaagaagaactT TTACGAGGAGTGGAAGAAAAAATACAGGGTGGATGACACAGGATCTGGCTCAGatggagaaacaggaggaggacagaggaggccAGCAGGAG GTCGTGGTCGTGGTCGTGGCCGGCGAGGTCTTAACGCCCAGAGCCCCAACTTCCAGAGACCCACGGGCCAGCAGAATACACCCGGTGGCCGCAGAGTCCGCTTAGAGCTGAAGACGAACCAGCAGATCCTGAAGCAGCGCAAGAAACGGCAGAAGCAGCAGTTCCTGCAGAGCGGAGGCATGAAGAAGCTCCGAGCCAAGAACAAACAGTTCCTCGGAGAAGTTAAGAAGTCAGGGTTTGGACGGGGGGGTCAAAAGAAggggaagatgaggaagagacTCTGA